In a single window of the Deinococcus aetherius genome:
- the greA gene encoding transcription elongation factor GreA codes for MTKQRIPMTQRGYDKLVETLDHLKTTRREQISEYMGSAIADGDLRESAAYDEARMQQSENEARIVEIEDQLERAQIVAEDAAGGAGLGARVRVRDEKGVERQFELVGTYEVDVLKNRISDASPIGKALSGKRPGQTVTVPLPRGTARFEVLEVTYD; via the coding sequence ATGACCAAACAGCGCATCCCCATGACGCAGCGCGGCTACGACAAGCTGGTCGAGACGCTGGACCACCTCAAGACCACCCGGCGCGAGCAGATCAGCGAGTACATGGGTTCGGCCATCGCCGACGGCGACCTGCGCGAGAGTGCCGCTTATGACGAGGCGCGGATGCAGCAGAGCGAGAACGAGGCGCGCATCGTGGAGATCGAGGACCAGCTCGAACGGGCCCAGATCGTCGCCGAGGACGCGGCGGGCGGCGCGGGCCTGGGCGCGAGGGTGCGTGTGCGCGACGAGAAGGGCGTCGAGCGCCAGTTCGAACTCGTGGGCACCTACGAGGTGGACGTGCTCAAGAACCGCATCAGCGACGCCAGCCCTATCGGCAAGGCGTTGAGCGGCAAGCGACCCGGGCAGACGGTGACCGTGCCCCTGCCCAGGGGGACCGCCAGGTTCGAGGTGCTCGAAGTCACCTACGACTGA